One part of the Nematostella vectensis chromosome 8, jaNemVect1.1, whole genome shotgun sequence genome encodes these proteins:
- the LOC5505720 gene encoding germinal-center associated nuclear protein, producing the protein MADEYHKKIFSKTKGSMNMCPERELELRKLHVLERPPYTPVKEFSRPAAGRQTDLSDLRPPHVLLKTMEYLIGDVLDRKDFPWKIIYNFIFDRIRAIRQDMVIQRVADETAVSILEQATRFHILSHHKLAGMPIEDFDPKINGIHTTECLKRLLVLYKHVFSRNRPEFESYYLLCNLDNTNALIHGLQLPKSVRVEVNYQLSWKLALAYLHGNYVLFIRLLHRLPRLSLFAVVSYVRDMRIRALDVMNTAYSSQQCMFPIADLNTILGFEESEIKEFLAAHGLPVTSDFLKFHKGNRVDKTNSSSISASVSAFTNKFESCTLRDIVKGRDNMLASGGDNVKQWKGRGRGRGQLMAQPVGWR; encoded by the coding sequence atggcggacgagtACCATAAAAAGATATTCTCCAAGACTAAAGGAAGCATGAATATGTGTCCAGAGAGAGAACTTGAATTGAGAAAGCTCCATGTTCTTGAGAGACCGCCATACACTCCCGTCAAAGAATTCTCGAGACCAGCCGCAGGAAGACAGACAGACTTGTCCGACCTTCGACCGCCTCATGTACTGCTGAAAACGATGGAATACTTGATCGGAGATGTTCTTGACAGGAAGGACTTCCCTTGGAAAATaatttacaattttattttcgaCCGTATAAGAGCGATAAGACAAGATATGGTGATTCAAAGAGTAGCCGACGAAACAGCAGTATCGATTTTGGAACAAGCTACGCGATTTCACATTTTGAGTCATCATAAACTCGCTGGGATGCCTATTGAAGACTTTGATCCAAAAATCAATGGCATACACACCACAGAGTGCCTCAAACGCCTTCTGGTCTTATACAAACATGTATTCTCGAGAAACAGACCTGAGTTTGAGTCGTACTATTTATTGTGTAACTTGGACAATACAAACGCCCTGATTCATGGTCTGCAGCTCCCAAAATCAGTCCGCGTTGAAGTGAATTACCAGTTGTCATGGAAACTAGCCCTAGCATATCTCCATGGCAACTATGTTTTGTTTATAAGGTTGCTACATAGATTGCCACGATTGTCACTGTTTGCAGTGGTAAGTTATGTAAGGGACATGAGAATAAGAGCACTTGATGTCATGAACACAGCATACAGCAGTCAGCAGTGCATGTTCCCTATTGCAGATCTCAATACTATTCTGGGATTTGAGGAATCTGAGATTAAGGAGTTTCTGGCTGCTCATGGTCTACCAGTCACAAGTgactttttgaaatttcacAAAGGGAACCGTGTTGATAAAACAAATTCCTCTTCCATATCTGCTTCAGTTTCTGCCTTTACGAACAAATTCGAGAGCTGCACTTTGAGAGATATAGTGAAAGGAAGAGACAATATGTTGGCTAGTGGAGGTGATAATGTGAAACAATGGAAAGGCAGGGGGAGGGGCCGAGGTCAACTTATGGCACAACCAGTAGGGTGGAGATGA
- the LOC5505715 gene encoding protein SCAI, translated as MAADVNGEVETRIEPKKIVSEFCHLLEKSRLLFNSLRDLPQFGGKHWQTHFGKTFDVYTRLWKFQQQNRTILDEHYHLKRWQIGEIASKIGQLYYHYYLRTSETNHLQESFAFYSAIRSRAYYSQASKEEKPDLMVKKLRYYARYTVVCLLLNKMDLVKELVQEFTHYMEEYVTVYDADDDEEWRLVISEVTAFVQADNLVSVMTPDVLPVMLSHRTKPLDIPSMHTGPPSGSILSLQEIIIIGNCEKQVKFSELTLDMFRMLQALEREPEENPPRTLETSMSKELPEDRSSTETSINPKRPNPHKYLLYKPTFAQIHVFLSVGFKELPTNGVLMVYVSGDACVGSSRQGDDGPYEQGGVLTSQRKTGNEEGGAKRRPTNTKEAHCLYPDDVVPLTRKPLLVVVDCPSSHAFKFFPNLFGQPLLCLMSSSSAPVAVSELNRKGSLFTMFLYSPLVAFSYICSIADLRSDIWDSCQRQIRRILGDILRVFHDWSRAVDLTFQKFLEDDLMKMLILRYVFCFYAMHLHRAFKGSEYYPKCFPKLPTEILINGGVEKQVLELASMLDVRSLFYEVGEAPPFD; from the exons atggcggccgatgTAAACGGCGAAGTAGAAACACGCATCGAACCAAAAAAGATTGTGAGCGAATTTTGTCATTTGCTGGAAAAATCAAGACTTCTCTTTAATTCTTTAAG AGACCTTCCCCAGTTTGGCGGAAAACACTGGCAAACTCACTTTGGAAAAACTTTTGACGTTTATACAAGG CTATGGAAATTTCAGCAACAAAACAG AACTATACTAGACGAGCATTATCATTTGAAGAGATGGCAAATTGGGGAGATTGCCTCAAAAATTGGACAACTTTACTATCACTATTA TCTTCGCACAAGTGAGACAAATCACCTTCAAGAGTCATTCGCATTTTACTCTGCCATCCGTTCACGCGCATACTACAGTCAAGCCAGCAAAGAAGAAAA GCCTGATCTGATGGTTAAAAAGCTTCGCTATTATGCACGCTACACTGTTGTCTGCCTTCTCCTTAACAAGATGGATCTGGTTAAGGAACTTGTCCAG GAATTCACCCATTACATGGAGGAGTATGTTACAGTGTATGATgcagatgatgatgaggagtgGAGACTTGTGATAAGTGAAGTTACTGCATTTGTACAG GCTGATAACCTTGTCTCTGTAATGACGCCTGATGTTCTACCAGTCATGTTATCGCATAGAACGAAGCCATTG GATATTCCCAGCATGCACACTGGCCCTCCAAGTGGATCAATTTTGTCGCTACaagaaatcatcatcattggcAACTGTGAAAAACAG GTGAAGTTTAGTGAACTCACATTAGACATGTTTCGCATGCTACAAGCCCTTGAAAGAGAACCAGAAGAGAATCCCCCAAGAACTCTAGAAACGTCCATGTCCAAAGAACTACCAGAAGATAGG TCCTCCACAGAGACATCTATTAATCCCAAACGACCCAACCCTCACAAATACCTACTTTACAAGCCAACCTTTGCACAGATTCACGTGTTCCTGTCTGTTGGATTTAAG GAATTGCCCACTAATGGTGTCTTGATGGTGTATGTATCGGGTGATGCTTGTGTGGGGTCAAGTCGTCAAGGTGATGACG GCCCTTATGAGCAAGGTGGGGTCTTAACATCACAGCGAAAGACTGGTAACGAAGAAGGTGGTGCTAAGCGACGACCCACGAACACTAAAGAGGCTCACTG CTTATATCCAGATGATGTGGTTCCATTGACAAGAAAACCTCTGCTGGTAGTTGTTGATTGTCCCTCCAGCCATGCATTCAAG TTCTTCCCCAATTTGTTTGGCCAACCACTGCTGTGTCTGATGTCCTCTTCCTCTGCTCCCGTAGCGGTATCAG AGTTAAACCGCAAGGGGAGCTTGTTCACAATGTTCTTGTACAGTCCCCTCGTGGCATTCAGCTATATTTGCAGCATCGCCGACCTTCGCAGTGACATATGGGATAGCTGCCAGCGTCAAATCCGCCGCATTCTCGGCGACATCTTACGGGTGTTCCACGACTGGTCACGTGCTGTCG ACTTGACATTCCAGAAGTTTCTAGAAGATGACTTGATGAAGATGCTGATTCTTCGCTACGTGTTCTGCTTTTACGCCATGCACCTTCATCGGGCATTCAAG GGTTCCGAATATTACCCGAAGTGTTTTCCAAAGCTTCCAACGGAGATCCTCATCAATGGTGGCGTCGAGAAACAGGTTCTTGAGCTCGCCTCCATGTTAGATGTGCGGAGTCTATTCTACGAAGTCGGCGAAGCGCCGCCTTTTGATTGA